Within the Streptomyces sp. R41 genome, the region CAACGTGATCTGCCCGGGATGGGTGGACACCCCCATCAACCACGCGCACGCCAAGCTCCTCGGCGGCCTCGACCACATCTACGACACCATCGACTCCTTCCAGCCCATCGGGCGTCCGGGGCAGCCCCGCGAGATCGCGAACGGGGCCCTGTTCCTCGCCTCCGACGAGGCGAGCTTGATGACCGGAGGCGTCGTCGCGGTCGACGGCGGCATGACCTCCCAGTAGCCGATCCCCGCCGTCCACACCCGCCCGCGCCGTACACCCTCTCCACCGGCCCAGCCGCCCTTCCTCCCGAGCGGCCCAGCAGACAAGGGGACCACCCGTGGCTTCGGACAACGCCCTGGACAAGACCGGCTCACCCGGTCCGGTCGACACCGCAGCGCCTCAGATGACCGACGACGAGGCCCGGCTCCACGAGCTCGGCTACGCGCAGGAACTCGAGCGGAGCATGTCGCCGTTCTCGAACTTCGCCGTCTCGTTCACCATCATCTGCATCCTCTCCGGCTGCATGACGCTCTACGGCTTCGGCATGAACACCGGCGGTCCGGCCGTCATGGTGTGGGGCTGGCCCATCGTCGGTGTCCTCACCCTCACCGTCGGCCTGGGCATGGCCGAGGTGTGTTCCAGCTATCCGACCGCGGGCGGCCTCTACTACTGGGCTGCCAAGCTCGCCAAGAGCAACGGGCCGGCCTGGGCCTGGTTCACCGGCTGGTTCAACTTCCTCGGCCAGGTCGCCGTCACCGCGGGCATCGACTTCGGCCTGGCGCAGTTCCTCAACGCCTTCCTGGACCTCCAGTTCGGCTTCGCCGCCACCCCAGGCCACACGGTGCTCCTCTTCGGGATCACCCTGCTGGTCCACGCGTTGCTCAACGTGCGCGGCGTCAAGCTCGTCGCCCTGCTGAACAACATCAGCGTGTGGTGGCAGGTCATCGGCGTGGCGGTCGTCGTCCTCGCGCTGGTGTTCCTGCCCGACCACCACCAGTCGGCGGGCTTCGTCTTCGGACACTTCGTCAACAACACCGGATGGGGATCCTCCCTCTATGTCTCCCTGCTCGGCCTGCTGCTCGCCCAGTACACCCTGACCGGCTTCGACGCCTCCGCCCATATGACGGAGGAGACCCACGACGCGGCCCGCTCAGGACCGCGCGGCATCGTCAACTCGATCCTCGTCTCGCTGGTCGCGGGCTGGATCCTGCTGATCGGCGTCACCTTCGCGATCCAGAGCTACGACGGCGCCCTCGGCAGCAGTACCGGAGTGCCCCCGGTGCAGATCTTCCTCGACGCCCTGGGCGAGACCGGCGGCAAGCTGCTGCTTCTCATCGTCATCGGTGCCCAGTTCTTCTGTGGAATGTCCTCCGTGACCGCCAACTCCCGCATGATCTACGCCTTCTCGCGGGACGGCGCCCTGCCCGGCTCGAAGATCTGGCACCGGATCAGCGACCGCACCCGCACCCCGGCCAACGCGGTCTGGCTCGCCTCCGGCGGCGCCTTCCTCCTCGGACTGCCCTACTTGATCAACCCCACCGCGTACGCCGCCGTCACCTCGATCGCCGTCATCGGACTCTTCATCGCGTACGTCATCCCGATCTATCTGCGGCTGCGCCAGGGCGACGACTTCGCCGCCGGACCGTGGAACCTCGGCCGATGGAGCAAGCCCATCGCGGTCGTCGCCGTCGGCTGGGTCGCCTGTGTCACCATCTTGTTCATGCTGCCGCAGGTCAGCCCGGTCACGGCCAAGACCTTCAACTACGCGCCGGTCGCCGTCGCGGTGGTGCTCGGCTTCGCCGGCGCCTGGTGGCTGCTCTCCGCCCGCACGTGGTTCAGCGGCCCCAAGGTCCAGGGCAGCGCGGCCGAGCTCGCCTCCATCGAACGTGAACTCATGGGCGGCTGACGCCCGTCCGTAACGCCGAGCGGCCCCGGACTCTACGGTCCGGGGCCGCTCGGCGTTGTACGCCCTCTGGGATCACGCCATCCAGAAGAAGACCGCGGTCATCCGCTTGTCCTCCATGGTGCTGCCGCAGTACTCGGTGGCGCTGTGCATCAGGTTGGCGTTGTAGAGCAGCAGCCGGTTGTACCGGTGCGGTACGGCGATGTCCTCGACGAACGAGTCCGGCGGGACGAAGCGCGTGCCCAGCGCCTCGACCAGATTGTTGTGCGGGGCGGCCACCACGTTGCCGCCCAGCCGTCCGCCGGGCAGGTTCTGCCGGTAGAAGCTGGTGCCGCAGTTCTTGGGAACGTTCGGATTCAGGTAGAGCACCGCGGCGTAACGGCAGAGCGCGCGTGAGTCGGTGTGGGGGCGCGGCTCTCCCTCGTCCTTGCCGACCACCTGGATGCAGTTGTGGTTGAGGGTGGCGCCGGACGGCGTCGTCTGCTGCCACAACTTCTGGGCACCGGTGGCCTTCTTCACCAGCCGCTCTACGCGCGTCAAGTCCTCCGGCTCCAGCCCGGGCATCGTCCGCAGGCCGGGCCAGCTCTCCGACGTGTACGGGTGGCCCTTGACCCAGTCGTCCTTGGCGACGCACCGGGCCCGGACGGTATCCACGTCGGGCAGCACATTGTCGAAGACCCAGTAGTCCCGATCGCGGGTGGGTTTCCGATAGGGGAGGACCGGGAGCGCCGGTGTTCTTGGAGGTTGTGGGGGCATGCGGCAGACCCTATAGATGCCCGTGTCAGCGATCTCCAGAGATTTGGTCAATCTTCCGTCAACTCGGCGTGTTCGTAGGGCTGTCGACCAGCGAGGGATCGCGGCGGCGCGCCGGCCATCCTTGCTTGGTAATGAGATCCATTTTCATATAGCGTGGGGTCCTGCCGCCTCATCCATCCCAGGAGATCCTCATGGCCGTCCCCAAGCGGAAGATGTCCCGCAGCAACACCCGTCACCGCCGCGCGCAGTGGAAGGCGGCCACGCCGCAGCTCGTGCCGCTCACCGTCGATGGCTCGTCGTACCTGGTCCCGCAGCGGCTGGCCAAGGCGTACGAGCGCGGCCTGCTGCGCCCGGAGGGCTGACGTGCGCGCCGCCTTCGTAGGAAAGGGCGGCAGCGGAAAGACCACGCTGTCGGCCCTCTTCTCCCGCCATCTCGCGCACTCCGGAGCGCCCCTCGTCGCCATCGACGGCGACATCAACCAGCATCTGGCCCAGGCCCTCGGCCTCGACGACGACGCACTGTTCACCGCGCCGCCCCTCAGCGCGCGCCTGGGCGAGATCAAGGACCATCTGCGCGGCGACAACCCACGCATCACCTCGCGCGAGGCCATGATCAAGACCACCCCGCCCGGACGCGGGTCACGCCTGCTGCGTCTGCTCGGCGACGACGCGGTGCACACCCACCACATCCAGGTGGTGGGCGGCGTACCGCTGATGGTCACGGGCGAGTTCGACGAGCGCGACCTCGGGGTGGCCTGCTACCACTCCAAGCTCGGAGCCGTGGAGCTCTACCTCAACCATCTCGTCGACGGGCCCGGCGAGTACGTGGTCGTCGACATGACCGCGGGCGCGGACGCCTTCGCCTCCGGGCTGTTCACCCGCTTCGACATGACTTTTCTGGTTGCCGAACCCACCCGCAAGGGCGTCTCGGTCTACCGCCAATACCGGGACCACGCCGAGGAGTTCGGCACCCCGATCGCGGTCGTCGGCAACAAGGTCACCGGCGAGGACGACCTGCTCTTCCTCAAGGAACAGGTCGGCGATCATCTCCTGACGTACTTCCAGCACTCCTCCTGGGTACGCGCCCAGGAGCAAGGACGCCCCCAGGGCGAGCTGGAACCGCACAACATCCACGCGCTGCGCCAACTGCGTACCGCCCTCGACGCGCGCACCAAGGACTGGAAGGCCTTCCAGGGGCATGCCGTCGTCTTCCACCTCCGCAACGCCGCTGCCTGGGCCGACCGGGCCACCGGCAGCGACCTCTCCGCCCAGGTCGACCCCGACTTCCGGCACGGCCCGGCCGCCCTCCGCACCACCTAGCGACAGGAACCCCCTTTTCATGTCACTCGACGTCTCCCCGAAGCTGCTCGCCGAAGCCGAACGCGGTCAGGTCCGCGAAGAGGACTTCGTGGAAACGGTTCGTACGTCCCTGCCGTACGCGTACGACCTCATCGCCGGCCTGGTCGCCGAACTGCGGGACGAAGCACAAGAGTTCACCGACAACCACACCCCGCCGCCCACCGAGAAGGAGCGCGGGCAGCTGCTGCGGGCGCTGGCCAGTGACGCGATCCGCGGCAGTCTGGAGCGGCACTTCGGGGTCTCGCTGGCCTTCATGAACTGCCACCGGGTCGCGGTCTTCCGTTCCGAGGCCCACGGCGGAGAAACTCACACCCGCTTCACCTCGCTGCGGTCGCAGATCCTCAACCAGTCGCCCGAGTTCCGCGACTGCTGACGTGGTGAGCCACGGGTTCGTCGCCGTGTACGTCAGATCGCCGGCTGCGTGAGGGACTGCTCGGCCCAGATGATCTTTCCCTCGGGGGTGTAGCGGGTGCCCCAGCGCTGAGTGAACTGGGAGATCAGGAACAGCCCACGGCCGCCCTCGTCGGTCGTCTTCGGATGGCGCAGGTGCGGGGCGGTGGTGCCGCCGTCGAACACCTCGCAGATCAGGGCCTGTTCGGTGATCAGCCGCAACCGGATCGGGCCGTCGGCGTACCGGATGGCGTTGGTGACGAGCTCGCTCACGACCAGTTCGGTGGTGAAGGCGAGCTCGTCCAGGCCCCAGACGCCCAGTTGCTGGGTCGACGCCTTCCGGGCCTCGGCGACGACCGCCGGGTCGACGCGCAGGTCCCAGGTCGCGACCTGCTCGGCCCCCAGCCGCCGGGTGCGCGCCATCAACAGCGCCACGTCGTCGTAGGGACGCGTCGGCACGAGATCGTCCACGATGGTGCGGCACAGTCCGTCCAACGGCTGCCCATGCGCCTCGAGCGCGCGGCGCAGCCGCTCACGGCCGGCCTGCGGATCCCGCCCGGTACGGGGTGTGGCGATGAGCCCGTCGGTGTGCAGGGCCAGCACGCTGCCCTCCGCCAGGGGCAACTCGACCGATTCGAAAGGCAGTCCGCCCACGCCGAGCGCGGGACCGTCGGGGAGTTCGGTGAACGTGACGGTGCCGTCGGGGGTGACGATCGCGGGCGCGGGATGGCCCGCACTCGCCATCGAGCACTGCCCGCTCACCGGGTCGTACACCGCGTACAGACAACTCGCGCCCACCGCCTGCATGCCGCTCGTGAGGGTGTCGGCGCCCGAGCCCTCCTCCCGGGCGGCGCGGCTGACCAGGTCGTCGAGGTGGGCGAGGACCTCCTCCGGGGACAGATCCAGGTCGGCCAGGGTCTGCACGGCGGCCCGCAGCCGTCCCATCGCGGCCGCGCCGTCGATGCCGTGCCCCGCGACCTCGCCCACCACCAGGGCCACCCGGGCCCCGGACAGCGGAATGACGTCGAACCAGTCCCCGGCGAGCCCTGTCAGCTCGTCGGCGGGCCGGTAGCAGGCGGCGACCTCCACCGCGTCCTGCTCGGGGAAGCGGTGGGGGAGCAGATTGCGCTGCAGGACGAGGGCCGCGTCGCGCTCGCGGGTGTAGCGGCGGGCGTTGTCGAGGCACAGGGCCGCCCGGCCGACGAACTCCTCGGCGAGGCTCAGATCGTCCTCGTCGAACGGGTCCTGGCGGCCGCGCCGGAAGAACGTGGTGATGCCCAGCGTGACGCCGCGGGCACGGACGGGCACGATCATCACGCTGTGCAGCCCGAGGTCGAGGAAGGTGGCGGCCCGACCGTCGGGGGTACCCGTGGCCCACTCCCCGGACAGCGGGTCGAGCCGTTCCTCGCGCCAGGACTCGCCGTCGACCAGGCACCGGATCGGGGGAGACCCGGCCCGGTAGGACGCCACTTCGCCGATCTCGACGGCGGTTTCGGGGACGCCGCCCTGCACCGACTGGTGTCCGGCGCGCCGCAGCGGCACCGCGTCCGTGTCCTCACCCGGACCGGGTGTCGGCTCCCCTCCCTTGAGTACGGACTCCAGCAGGTCCACGGTGACGAAGTCGGCCAGCCCGGGCACCGCGACGTCGGCCAGCTCCTGCGCGGTCTGCAGGACATCCAGGCTGCGGCCGATGTGCTGACCGGCCCGGTCCAGCAGGGCGAGCCGCCGGCGGGCACGGAAGCGCTCGCTGACGTCGACGACGGTGTAGTAGACGCCGATCGGGTGGCCGTGGGGGTCCTCCAACCGGACGAACGACATGGAGTGGGCCGTCTCGCGGTGTGGCGCGGAGCGAACGCGGCCCACGTGCTCGTATGCGACCACCGACTCGCCGCTCTCCAGCACCCGGCGCATCTGCGCTTCGAGTCGCTCGGCGTCCAGACCGGGCTGTACCTCGGCGAGCCGTCGTCCCAGCCGCGACTGCGGTGGGCCCCCGCCGAACTGCTCCAGAGCGGCGTTCGACCACACGTACCGCAGGTCGGTGTCCACGATCGCGATGCCCACCGGGGAGCGCGCGGTCATCTGCTCCAGCACGGAGCGGCTCATGTCCCAGCCGGGACCGCCGGCCAGATCAGCGAGCAGCACCACCCAGTGCGCCGGGCCGCTGCTGCGCTGTACCGGAACGACCCGCACCATCGAGAGGACCGGGTGTCCGTCCCGGTGGCGCACGGAAAGCAGTCCCGTCCAGCCGCTGTCTTCCTGGCACCGCTCGACCAGCTCCGGGATCCTCGCCGCGTCCTCCGGGACCAGCAGATCGGCCGCGGGCCGTCCCAGCACCTCGGCGGCCGGATATCCCAGCAGCCGCTCGGCGTCCGCGGTCCAGCTGGTCACCGCCATCCGGGCATCGAGCAGCAGTGGCGCGGCGTCCGCCATGTCGAAGCGCTGACGGGCCAGCACGTCTCGTTCCTCGCTCGCACCCACTGCGACCCTCTCCGCTCCCCGAAGGTGGTCTTACCCCCCTCGTGCCCATTCATCACGTTGTACGACCAGAGCGCGGGTCGTTCGAGCCTGGTCGATCGTATTGATCGAAAGCGATCGATACGATTGTGGGCGTACAGTGAGCACACGGGATCACGCTCCGCGTTCGCCCGCATTTCGTCCGTCCGGCCTTGCCTCAGGGGGAGCCCATGCGACTGCACGTCGACCAGCGTCATGAGCGGGTACTCGAACTCGTCCGGGAGCGCGGCAGCCTCCGGGTCGCCGATCTCGCGGCCGAACTCGGCGTCTCCGCGGTGACCTTGAGGCGTGACGTGGAGACGCTCGCCGCACAGGGCCGGGTGCAGCGGCTGCACGGCGCGGTGGTCTGGCCGGGCGACGCGGCCGCGGAGCCGCAGCCCCGGCAGGAGTCCGCCGAGGGTGCCGTGATCGGAATGATCGTGCCGACCACCGTCAACATCTTCGCGGACATCGTCCGCGGGGCCCGCGAGACCATCGGCGCCCAGGGCGGCCGCCTGGTCCTCGGTATGACCGGATATGTCGACTCCGAGGACGCCGTACAGGCGGAACACCTGATCGCGGGCGGTGCGGAGGGGCTGCTCGTCGCGCCCAGCTGGTTCGGTGGCGTGCCCGTGGGGGGCCAGGAGAAGTGGCTCCTCGAATGCGCGGTGCCGACCGTCCTGGTCGAGCGCTCCGCACCGGCCGGGAACCCCGCGGCCGGCCTCGACCGGGTGCGCACGGACCGGGCGCACGGAGCGGCCGTGGCCGTGGGTCACTTCGCCTCCTTGGGGCACCGCAGGATCACCGCGGTGCTCCAGGAGGGCCCGCACGCCGCGCAGATCTCGGCGGGCTATCTGGCGGCCGTGCAGTCCTTGGGCCTGGACGTCGATTCCGGCGCGCCGTCGGTCCGCGAGCACGGTGACTACGAGGCCAGCATCGACTACCTCGTCGAAGCGGTGGAGAAACGCGGAGTGACGGCGGCGCTCGTGCACAGCGACGAGGACGCGATCGTGCTGGTGCCCAAGCTCCAGGCGCACGGCATCAGCGTTCCCGAGGACCTCGCGCTGATCGCGTACGACGACGAGGTGGCCGGCCTCGCGGACGTCCCCCTGACAGCCGTCGCCCCGCCCACGCGCTCGGTGGGGGAACTGGCCGCGAATCTGCTGCTCCAGCGGCTCGCGGAACGCGCGAGCGGACAGCGCCCGGCACCCCGTCAGCACCTCGAGCTTCTCCCCGAGTTGAGGATCCGTTCGTCCTGCGGTGGCGAAGCGCTCGATTCATGAGCGTTGTTCGATCGTTTTGATTGTCTTGGTCGAACGCTCTTGACTCTGATCGTGTGCGCACAAAGGATGTCCTGCATCCGCCTCTTCCCGTACGAGGTCTCGTAGGAGCCGTGCCATGTCGCGCACTTCACGTACGTTCCGCACAGCCGCCACCGCCACCATCGCCGCCCTGGGCATGCTCGCCACCGCATGTGGCGGCGAGAATGGCTCGACCGACTCCAAGTCGGACGGCAAGCCGGTCACCATCCAGTACTGGACCTGGACCCTCGGGGCCAAGTCGACCGTCGAGGCGTTCAACAGGACGCACAAGGACATCCAGGTCAAGTTCACCGAGATCCCCAGCTCCGCCGAGGGCTACAGCAAGCTCTCCAACGCGGTGAAGGCGGGCAACGCGCCCGACGTGGCGACCATCGAGTACCAGATGGTCCCGGAGTTCGCGAGCCAGGGAAACCTGATCGATCTGACCAAGTACGCCGGTGAAACGGTCAAGTCGAAGTTCCCCGCGTCCGTCCAGAGCCTGGTGACCTTCGGCGGCAAGACCTGGACCGTCCCGTACGACGTCGCGCCGCAGCTGTACTACTACCGCACCGACCTGTTCAAGAAGTACGGCATCGAAGTCCCCAAGACCTGGGACGAGTTCAAGACCGCCGCCGCGAAGGTCAAGAAGAAGGACAAGAACGCCCGGCTGGCCTCCATGCCGAAGTCCGACCCGGCGCTGCTGGCCGCGCTGTCCTGGCAGGCCGGCGGCAAGTGGTTCGCCACCGAGGGGGACGCCTGGAAGCCCGGCGTGAACGACGCGCCCACCAAGAAGGTCGCCGCCTACTGGGACGGCCTGATCAAGGACGACCTGGTGCAGTCCTTCACCGCGTACAGCCTCGAGGAGACCAAGGCCCGTACCTCCGGCAAGACCCTCTCCTTCCTCGGCGCCTCCTGGTCCGCGGGCGGCATGAAGACCGCGATGTCCGACCTCAAGGGCAAGTGGGCCGCCGCCCCCATGCCGAACTGGGGAACCGCGGCAAGCGGCAACTACGGCGGCACCTCCTACGGCGTCCTCAAGGGCAGCAAGCACGCCGAGGCCGCGACCGAGTTCATCAAGTGGCTCACCACGAACAAGGCCGGCGTCGAGGCCCGGCTCGCCGACCTGGAGTCGCCCAGCAGCGCCCTGCCGGCCAACCCGGAGATGCGCGAGGTCGCCGCGGCCAAGTTCGACACCTCGTACCTGAACGGCCAGGACCTCTATCAGCTCGCCTCCGCACAGGTCGACACGATCGTCCCCGGCTGGACGTGGGGCCCGAACCAGTTGGACGTCTACACCGCGGTCCAGGACGCGACGGCCAAGTCCGGCTTCACCTCGGGAGTCGACGCGGGCCAGCAGAAGGCCGAGTCGGGGATCACGGAGCGCGGGCTGAAGCTCGCCAAGTGACCTGACGGGTCCGCCAGATCGCGGCCCCTGTCCGAGCGGGACTCGGACACGGGCCGCGGCCGGACCCCGTCACTCCGGGGCTGTTCCCGTCGCCCCGGCACTCCCGTCACCGATCGTCTCCCCGAAGCGCCCAGCCCGCCAAGGAGCCACCGTGGCAGTACCTCTCGCCCCCGCCGTGAAGGCCCGGCCCCACCCCTCGACGAAGCCCCCGGGCACCTCGAAACTACGGCGCAGTCAACGTCGGGCCGCCGCCCTCCTGATCACCCCGTTCTTCGTCCTGTTCGCCGCGGTCATGGCCGCGCCCATCGGCTACGCCGTGTGGATGAGCCTCTTCCAGGAGCACTCCTCGGGGCTCGGCTTCGGCGGCACAGAGCGGGTGTTCTCCGGAATCGGCAACTACACCAAGGCCCTGTCCGACGCGGGCTTCAGGGACTCCTTCGTCCACATCGCGCTCTACTGCGCGCTGTACATCCCGGTGATGATCGGCGGCTCACTCCTCCTCGCGCTGCTGGTCGACTCCGCGATGGCCCGGGCCAAGCGCTTCTTCCAGCTCGCGCTGTTCCTTCCGCACGCGATCCCGGGACTGATCGCGTCGGTCATCTGGATCTACCTGTACACCCCGGGACTGAGCCCCGTGCTCGACTGGATCGGCGCCCTCGGCGGCTCATGGAACTTCTACAGCAACGACCATGTGCTCTCGTCCATGGTCAACCTCTGCGCCTGGCAGTGGATCGGCTACAACATGGTCATCTTCTACGCCGCCTTGCAGGCCGTTCCGCGCGAAATGATCGAAGCGGCCGTCGTCGACGGGGCGGGCGCCATCCGCACCGCCCTGCGGATCAAGGTGCCGATGATCGCCTCCGCGGTCGTCATGACCGTTCTGTTCACCTGCGTCGGCGCCATCCAGATCTTCACCGAGCCCAAGCTGCTCAACCAGCGCGGAGCGCCCTCCATCGACACCGAGTGGTCGCCGACCCTGTTCATCTGGAAGGCCGGCTTCGTCCAGCACGACTACGGCCTCGCCGCCGCCGCGTCCCTGCTGCTCGCCCTGCTCGGCGTCCTCCTCTCCTACATCGTCACCCGGCTCGGCAACCGGTGGAAGGCGGCGTCATGAGCACCCTCACCCACACGACAAGCCCGGCCGAGGCACCGGCCGAGCGCACGGCCACCCGGGCCACGCGCCGCCGGACCTCGCCCAACGCGCTGCTGTCCAAGGGCGTCGTCAACGGACTGCTGATCGTCGCCGCCTTCTACACCCTGATGCCGGTCAGCTGGCTGCTCCTCGCCGCCACCAAGAACGACCGCGACCTGTTCTCCACCTCCGGCTTCGCCCTCGGCGACTTCAACCTCTTCGCCAACCTGCAGCACGTCTTCACCTTCAACGACGGCATCTATCTGCGCTGGTTCGGCAACAGCATCCTGTACTCGGTCGTCGGTTCGGCCGCCTCGACGTTCCTGTGCATCGCCACCGGCTACGCCTTCGACAAGTACGACTTCAAGGGCAAGGAGAAGCTGTTCGGCGCGGTGCTCGGCGGAGTCCTGGTCCCCACCACGGTGATCCAGCTGCCGATGTATCTGCTCGCCACCAAGGTCGGGATCGTCAACACCTACTGGGCCCTGCTGCTGCCCGCCCTGGTCAACCCCTTCGGCGTCTACCTCGCCCGCGTCTTCTCCGAGGGTTATGTGCCGAACGAGGTCCTGGAGGCCGCCCGTGTCGACGGCGCCGGCGAGCTGCGCACCTTCGCCCGGATCTCCCTGCCGATGCTCGCCCCCGGCTTCATGACCATCTTCCTGTTCTCGTTCACCGCCAGCTGGAACAACTTCTTCGGCGCCCTCGTGATGCTGAACGACGAGAATCTCTACCCGGTCAACCTCGGCCTGTTCATGTGGAACAGCGTCACGCAGCAGCAGCCCGAGTACTACTCGCTCGTCATCACCGGCTCGCTCGTCGCCGTCGTCCCACTGATCGTCGCCTTCGTCTGCCTCCAGCGTTTCTGGCGCTCGGGACTGACCGCCGGCGCGGTGAAGTGACCATGCTCGTACCGGAAGGCACCCTCCTGAACAGCTCGGACCGATCGGCCGCGGCGCACCGTCCGCGGACGGCCCTCGCCATGGGACCGGAGATCCACCGCTCACTGCAGGCCGAAGGCGCGCTCGACCGGCTCCGGTCCATCGCCTCCGTGGACACCTCGGTGCCCATCACCGACTTCGCCGCGGCCGGCGAGGTCGAACTGGCCGCCGTGGAGGTCCTGTTCACCCACTGGGGCGCACCGCTGCTGACCGAGGACGCGCTGCGTCGTATGCCGCGGCTGCGGGCCGTCGTCCACGCGGCCGGCTCCATCAAGCACCACGTCACCGATTCCGTCTGGAAGCGCGGCATCACCGTCTCCTCCGCGGCCGCCGCCAATGCCCTCCCCGTCGCCGAGT harbors:
- a CDS encoding amino acid permease, which codes for MTDDEARLHELGYAQELERSMSPFSNFAVSFTIICILSGCMTLYGFGMNTGGPAVMVWGWPIVGVLTLTVGLGMAEVCSSYPTAGGLYYWAAKLAKSNGPAWAWFTGWFNFLGQVAVTAGIDFGLAQFLNAFLDLQFGFAATPGHTVLLFGITLLVHALLNVRGVKLVALLNNISVWWQVIGVAVVVLALVFLPDHHQSAGFVFGHFVNNTGWGSSLYVSLLGLLLAQYTLTGFDASAHMTEETHDAARSGPRGIVNSILVSLVAGWILLIGVTFAIQSYDGALGSSTGVPPVQIFLDALGETGGKLLLLIVIGAQFFCGMSSVTANSRMIYAFSRDGALPGSKIWHRISDRTRTPANAVWLASGGAFLLGLPYLINPTAYAAVTSIAVIGLFIAYVIPIYLRLRQGDDFAAGPWNLGRWSKPIAVVAVGWVACVTILFMLPQVSPVTAKTFNYAPVAVAVVLGFAGAWWLLSARTWFSGPKVQGSAAELASIERELMGG
- a CDS encoding DUF6445 family protein produces the protein MPPQPPRTPALPVLPYRKPTRDRDYWVFDNVLPDVDTVRARCVAKDDWVKGHPYTSESWPGLRTMPGLEPEDLTRVERLVKKATGAQKLWQQTTPSGATLNHNCIQVVGKDEGEPRPHTDSRALCRYAAVLYLNPNVPKNCGTSFYRQNLPGGRLGGNVVAAPHNNLVEALGTRFVPPDSFVEDIAVPHRYNRLLLYNANLMHSATEYCGSTMEDKRMTAVFFWMA
- the rpmF gene encoding 50S ribosomal protein L32 — encoded protein: MAVPKRKMSRSNTRHRRAQWKAATPQLVPLTVDGSSYLVPQRLAKAYERGLLRPEG
- a CDS encoding ATP-binding protein, translated to MRAAFVGKGGSGKTTLSALFSRHLAHSGAPLVAIDGDINQHLAQALGLDDDALFTAPPLSARLGEIKDHLRGDNPRITSREAMIKTTPPGRGSRLLRLLGDDAVHTHHIQVVGGVPLMVTGEFDERDLGVACYHSKLGAVELYLNHLVDGPGEYVVVDMTAGADAFASGLFTRFDMTFLVAEPTRKGVSVYRQYRDHAEEFGTPIAVVGNKVTGEDDLLFLKEQVGDHLLTYFQHSSWVRAQEQGRPQGELEPHNIHALRQLRTALDARTKDWKAFQGHAVVFHLRNAAAWADRATGSDLSAQVDPDFRHGPAALRTT
- a CDS encoding SCO5389 family protein; protein product: MSLDVSPKLLAEAERGQVREEDFVETVRTSLPYAYDLIAGLVAELRDEAQEFTDNHTPPPTEKERGQLLRALASDAIRGSLERHFGVSLAFMNCHRVAVFRSEAHGGETHTRFTSLRSQILNQSPEFRDC
- a CDS encoding SpoIIE family protein phosphatase; the encoded protein is MGASEERDVLARQRFDMADAAPLLLDARMAVTSWTADAERLLGYPAAEVLGRPAADLLVPEDAARIPELVERCQEDSGWTGLLSVRHRDGHPVLSMVRVVPVQRSSGPAHWVVLLADLAGGPGWDMSRSVLEQMTARSPVGIAIVDTDLRYVWSNAALEQFGGGPPQSRLGRRLAEVQPGLDAERLEAQMRRVLESGESVVAYEHVGRVRSAPHRETAHSMSFVRLEDPHGHPIGVYYTVVDVSERFRARRRLALLDRAGQHIGRSLDVLQTAQELADVAVPGLADFVTVDLLESVLKGGEPTPGPGEDTDAVPLRRAGHQSVQGGVPETAVEIGEVASYRAGSPPIRCLVDGESWREERLDPLSGEWATGTPDGRAATFLDLGLHSVMIVPVRARGVTLGITTFFRRGRQDPFDEDDLSLAEEFVGRAALCLDNARRYTRERDAALVLQRNLLPHRFPEQDAVEVAACYRPADELTGLAGDWFDVIPLSGARVALVVGEVAGHGIDGAAAMGRLRAAVQTLADLDLSPEEVLAHLDDLVSRAAREEGSGADTLTSGMQAVGASCLYAVYDPVSGQCSMASAGHPAPAIVTPDGTVTFTELPDGPALGVGGLPFESVELPLAEGSVLALHTDGLIATPRTGRDPQAGRERLRRALEAHGQPLDGLCRTIVDDLVPTRPYDDVALLMARTRRLGAEQVATWDLRVDPAVVAEARKASTQQLGVWGLDELAFTTELVVSELVTNAIRYADGPIRLRLITEQALICEVFDGGTTAPHLRHPKTTDEGGRGLFLISQFTQRWGTRYTPEGKIIWAEQSLTQPAI
- a CDS encoding substrate-binding domain-containing protein, which produces MRLHVDQRHERVLELVRERGSLRVADLAAELGVSAVTLRRDVETLAAQGRVQRLHGAVVWPGDAAAEPQPRQESAEGAVIGMIVPTTVNIFADIVRGARETIGAQGGRLVLGMTGYVDSEDAVQAEHLIAGGAEGLLVAPSWFGGVPVGGQEKWLLECAVPTVLVERSAPAGNPAAGLDRVRTDRAHGAAVAVGHFASLGHRRITAVLQEGPHAAQISAGYLAAVQSLGLDVDSGAPSVREHGDYEASIDYLVEAVEKRGVTAALVHSDEDAIVLVPKLQAHGISVPEDLALIAYDDEVAGLADVPLTAVAPPTRSVGELAANLLLQRLAERASGQRPAPRQHLELLPELRIRSSCGGEALDS
- a CDS encoding ABC transporter substrate-binding protein, producing MSRTSRTFRTAATATIAALGMLATACGGENGSTDSKSDGKPVTIQYWTWTLGAKSTVEAFNRTHKDIQVKFTEIPSSAEGYSKLSNAVKAGNAPDVATIEYQMVPEFASQGNLIDLTKYAGETVKSKFPASVQSLVTFGGKTWTVPYDVAPQLYYYRTDLFKKYGIEVPKTWDEFKTAAAKVKKKDKNARLASMPKSDPALLAALSWQAGGKWFATEGDAWKPGVNDAPTKKVAAYWDGLIKDDLVQSFTAYSLEETKARTSGKTLSFLGASWSAGGMKTAMSDLKGKWAAAPMPNWGTAASGNYGGTSYGVLKGSKHAEAATEFIKWLTTNKAGVEARLADLESPSSALPANPEMREVAAAKFDTSYLNGQDLYQLASAQVDTIVPGWTWGPNQLDVYTAVQDATAKSGFTSGVDAGQQKAESGITERGLKLAK
- a CDS encoding carbohydrate ABC transporter permease, with protein sequence MAVPLAPAVKARPHPSTKPPGTSKLRRSQRRAAALLITPFFVLFAAVMAAPIGYAVWMSLFQEHSSGLGFGGTERVFSGIGNYTKALSDAGFRDSFVHIALYCALYIPVMIGGSLLLALLVDSAMARAKRFFQLALFLPHAIPGLIASVIWIYLYTPGLSPVLDWIGALGGSWNFYSNDHVLSSMVNLCAWQWIGYNMVIFYAALQAVPREMIEAAVVDGAGAIRTALRIKVPMIASAVVMTVLFTCVGAIQIFTEPKLLNQRGAPSIDTEWSPTLFIWKAGFVQHDYGLAAAASLLLALLGVLLSYIVTRLGNRWKAAS